A genomic region of Metopolophium dirhodum isolate CAU chromosome 1, ASM1992520v1, whole genome shotgun sequence contains the following coding sequences:
- the LOC132937095 gene encoding uncharacterized protein LOC132937095, with product MMERTVRASRPVLYATMAIWSAALLVMAEGAAELAENVTSGLDENATSELRENATAPAVWMGPAVEGNPHRGPRQAEQRDQRCALPSFVGGGTSSGETADTVLESTRTVDRYLVKPATYYENRVMYREKPAVANVLMRRRRPVPVQRIGLLPYYVQRMDFADRGRRPLDGEAAVSMTADDVRRLLQRVYSEGVIAGGEGAAAGPNFDSKVLPLKG from the exons ATGATGGAGCGCACCGTCCGCGCGTCTCGTCCGGTTCTGTACGCGACGATGGCGATCTGGTCGGCCGCGTTGCTGGTGATGGCCGAGGGGGCGGCGGAACTTGCGGAAAATGTCACTTCCGGACTCGATGAAAACGCCACTTCCGAACTCAGGGAAAACGCCACTGCCCCGGCCGTCTGGATGGGTCCAGCGGTGGAAGGAAACCCTCACAGGGGTCCCAGACAAGCGGAACAACGCGATCAAAGGTGCGCTCTGCCGTCGTTCGTCGGCGGCGGCACGAGCAGCGGCGAAACAGCAGATACCGTGCTGGAGTCGACCCGGACCGTTGATCGGTACCTAGTGAAACCCGCGACGTACTACGAAAACCGTGTGATGTACCGAGAGAAACCGGCGGTGGCGAACGTGCTGATGCGCCGGCGGAGGCCCGTCCCGGTGCAGAGGATAGGCCTGTTGCCGTATTACGTTCAACGCATGGACTTTGCAGACCGCGGACGCCGGCCGCTTGACGGCGAGGCTGCAGTGTCGATGACGGCCGACGACGTTCGCCGATTGCTACAACGCGTGTATTCCGAAGGTGTGATCGCGGGCGGCGAGGGGGCTGCAGCGGGCCCGAACTTCGATTCAAAGGTTTTGCCGCTCAAAG gttGA